The following are encoded in a window of Hippoglossus hippoglossus isolate fHipHip1 chromosome 23, fHipHip1.pri, whole genome shotgun sequence genomic DNA:
- the LOC117757453 gene encoding LOW QUALITY PROTEIN: leptin-B-like (The sequence of the model RefSeq protein was modified relative to this genomic sequence to represent the inferred CDS: inserted 1 base in 1 codon), which yields MHIPLTLLCAALMAAAGSTSRRSRRGSIRNTIYDIKNMVQTTQVHIKLVRRQLSVFPLIEVSTPSIDGLSSISHELGLLDIELQNPFTRLASQVQADVSSLEGRVRALAQILDCPVQSRPSGEXADNQFPESQLYLTLTKVQLYMEMLLLKEDKLKVC from the exons aTGCACATCCCTCTGACCCTTCTCTGCGCCGCTCTGATGGCGGCTGCTGGTTCCACAAGTCGCCGCTCGAGGAGAGGCTCCATCAGAAACACCATCTACGACATCAAGAATATGGTTCAAACAACTCAGGTCCACATCAAGTTAGTGAGGAGACAG CTGTCGGTGTTTCCACTGATAGAAGTCAGCACTCCCTCTATCGATGGACTCTCCAGCATCAGCCACGAGCTTGGACTCTTGGACATAGAGCTGCAGAATCCCTTCACCAGGCTCGCCAGCCAGGTCCAGGCTGACGTCTCCAGCTTGGAGGGACGGGTGCGCGCCCTGGCCCAGATCTTGGACTGCCCCGTCCAGTCCAGGCCCAGCGGGG CCGCAGACAATCAGTTCCCAGAAAGTCAACTGTACCTGACGCTGACGAAGGTGCAGCTCTACATGGAGATGCTGCTTCTCAAGGAGGATAAGCTCAAGGTCTGCTGA